Proteins encoded within one genomic window of Candidatus Eisenbacteria bacterium:
- the ruvB gene encoding Holliday junction branch migration DNA helicase RuvB produces the protein MAPEPRKPKAPTSRAPGRVAGGSLRGISAPVPEHERITDPEPIGSDRELDRSLRPQSLDEFVGQESLREQLRIAIEAARGRGEALDHVLFHGPPGLGKTTLASICASEMGVQFVPTSGPVLEKSGDLAGQLTKMEPRGCLFVDEIHRLNPVVEEYLYPAMEDFAIDIMLDRGPNARSVRLELKPFTLIGATTRTGLISAPLRGRFGLIARLDYYNTAELTRVINRSAKILGVPIDVGGAHEIASRSRGTPRVGNRLLRRVRDYAETRAKGKITADVAQAALRLLDVDARGLDDMDRRMLEAIVLKYGGGPVGLNTIAVVVGEEAGTLEDVYEPYLIQEGFLKRTSRGREATDLAFTHLGLPPPERKSEAAPGNGAGGVADKPPPDPQSSLF, from the coding sequence ATGGCGCCGGAGCCGAGGAAGCCGAAGGCCCCCACGTCCCGCGCGCCGGGACGCGTCGCCGGCGGCTCCTTGCGCGGCATCTCCGCGCCCGTGCCCGAACACGAGCGCATCACCGACCCCGAGCCGATCGGGAGCGACCGCGAGCTCGACCGCAGTCTGCGGCCGCAATCCCTGGACGAGTTCGTCGGGCAGGAGTCCCTGCGCGAGCAGCTCCGGATCGCGATCGAGGCGGCCCGCGGGCGCGGCGAGGCGCTGGATCACGTCCTGTTCCACGGCCCGCCGGGTTTGGGCAAGACGACGCTCGCGTCCATCTGCGCCTCCGAGATGGGGGTCCAGTTCGTCCCGACCTCCGGTCCCGTGCTCGAGAAGTCCGGCGACCTCGCGGGCCAGCTCACGAAGATGGAGCCGCGCGGGTGCCTCTTCGTCGACGAGATCCACCGGTTGAACCCCGTCGTCGAGGAGTACCTCTATCCGGCGATGGAGGACTTCGCGATCGACATCATGCTCGACCGCGGCCCCAACGCGCGGAGCGTGCGGCTCGAGCTGAAGCCCTTCACCCTGATCGGCGCCACGACGCGCACGGGGCTCATCAGCGCGCCCCTGCGCGGGCGGTTCGGGCTGATCGCGCGGCTCGACTACTACAACACGGCCGAGCTGACGCGCGTCATCAACCGTTCGGCGAAGATCCTGGGTGTCCCGATCGACGTGGGCGGCGCGCACGAGATCGCGTCCCGGTCGCGAGGCACGCCGCGCGTGGGGAATCGGCTGCTGCGCCGCGTGCGCGACTACGCCGAGACGCGCGCGAAGGGGAAGATCACGGCCGACGTGGCGCAGGCGGCGCTGCGGCTGCTGGACGTCGACGCGCGCGGGCTCGACGACATGGATCGCAGGATGCTCGAGGCGATCGTGCTGAAGTACGGCGGCGGTCCGGTGGGGTTGAATACCATCGCGGTCGTGGTGGGCGAGGAGGCCGGCACGCTGGAGGACGTCTACGAGCCCTATCTCATCCAGGAAGGGTTCCTGAAGCGCACGTCCCGCGGCCGCGAGGCGACCGATCTCGCGTTCACGCACCTCGGCCTCCCGCCGCCGGAGCGGAAGAGCGAAGCAGCGCCGGGGAACGGCGCGGGAGGAGTGGCGGACAAGCCGCCGCCGGATCCACAGAGCTCCCTCTTCTGA
- the ruvA gene encoding Holliday junction branch migration protein RuvA — protein sequence MIDAVTGTLYSKTPTYAVVCVGGFNFRVLISVSCFETLPAVGKDVSLLTYLHVREDALQLFGFADEVERNLFERLISVSGIGPRLAVGILSGATASRVREAIENSDADFLVTLPGVGKKLAQRLVVELREKFAPGTAGAGIPSVSSGTPGALQVGAAGDAMAALMTLGFTRGGAKSAIEDALAELGSEATVEALVRRGLQQGVR from the coding sequence ATGATCGACGCCGTCACCGGAACGCTCTACTCCAAGACGCCCACCTACGCGGTCGTCTGTGTCGGGGGGTTCAACTTCCGCGTCCTGATCTCGGTCTCGTGCTTCGAGACCCTCCCGGCGGTGGGCAAGGACGTCTCGCTCCTCACGTATCTCCACGTCCGCGAGGACGCGCTCCAGCTCTTCGGTTTCGCCGACGAGGTCGAGCGGAATCTCTTCGAGCGTCTGATCTCGGTCTCGGGCATCGGGCCCCGGCTCGCGGTGGGGATCCTGAGCGGCGCGACCGCGTCGCGCGTGCGCGAGGCGATCGAGAACAGCGACGCCGACTTCCTCGTCACGCTGCCAGGCGTGGGGAAGAAGCTCGCGCAGCGGCTGGTCGTGGAGCTGCGCGAGAAGTTCGCCCCCGGCACCGCGGGCGCAGGGATCCCATCCGTGTCCTCGGGCACTCCCGGCGCGCTCCAGGTCGGGGCCGCGGGCGACGCGATGGCCGCGCTCATGACGCTCGGATTCACGCGTGGCGGCGCCAAGTCGGCGATCGAGGACGCGCTGGCCGAGCTGGGCTCCGAGGCGACGGTCGAGGCGCTGGTGCGTCGCGGGCTCCAGCAGGGGGTGCGCTAG
- the ruvC gene encoding crossover junction endodeoxyribonuclease RuvC has product MIPGTLILGVDPGSRATGYGVLRLAGGRIAYERSGVITPRAAHSFSDRLLAVYDGLRSLLEEIRPDEVAVETAFVRKSALAALQIGHVRGVILLAARQHGAAIHEYTAPEVKLAVVSHGAAGKGQVGFMVRRLLPGVGEVREDEADALAVALCHANRAPMRLALGGTR; this is encoded by the coding sequence GTGATCCCCGGGACGCTGATCCTCGGCGTCGACCCCGGCAGCCGCGCCACGGGATACGGCGTGTTGCGGCTGGCCGGCGGCCGCATCGCGTACGAGCGCTCCGGCGTCATCACGCCTCGCGCCGCGCACTCCTTCTCCGACCGTCTCCTCGCCGTCTACGACGGCCTCCGATCGTTGCTCGAGGAGATCCGCCCGGACGAGGTCGCCGTGGAAACGGCGTTCGTGCGGAAGAGCGCCCTCGCGGCTCTCCAGATCGGCCACGTCCGGGGCGTGATCCTCCTCGCGGCGCGCCAGCACGGCGCGGCGATCCACGAGTACACGGCGCCCGAGGTGAAGCTCGCCGTGGTGAGCCACGGAGCCGCCGGGAAGGGGCAGGTCGGGTTCATGGTGCGCCGGCTCCTGCCCGGCGTGGGCGAGGTGCGCGAGGACGAGGCGGACGCGCTCGCGGTCGCGCTCTGTCACGCGAATCGGGCGCCGATGCGGCTCGCCCTGGGAGGCACGCGATGA
- a CDS encoding YebC/PmpR family DNA-binding transcriptional regulator — protein sequence MSGHSKWATIKRKKGALDAKRGKTFTKWIKEITVAARAGGGDPAGNPRLRTAIAGAKGVNMPADNIERAIKKGTGELEGTTYEEITYEGYGPGGVAILMDSLTDNRNRTTGELRHLLTKNGGRMAEAGSVQWMFHSKGIIVVPRAGVDEESLLSLVLDAGAEDVDMDDPETYEIRTAPAQLEPVRAALAAKGISITSGELAKVPQNTIALGEKDAEQALKLMEVLEDHDDVQRISSNLDISSEILAKLQ from the coding sequence ATGTCCGGTCATTCCAAATGGGCGACCATCAAGCGCAAGAAGGGCGCGCTGGACGCCAAGCGTGGCAAGACCTTCACGAAGTGGATCAAGGAGATCACCGTCGCGGCGCGCGCCGGCGGCGGGGACCCCGCCGGGAATCCGCGGCTCCGCACCGCGATCGCCGGCGCCAAGGGCGTCAACATGCCCGCGGACAACATCGAGCGCGCGATCAAGAAGGGGACGGGCGAGCTGGAAGGCACCACGTACGAGGAGATCACGTACGAGGGCTACGGTCCCGGCGGCGTCGCGATCCTCATGGACTCCCTCACCGACAACCGGAACCGGACGACCGGCGAGCTTCGACACCTCCTGACGAAGAACGGCGGCCGCATGGCCGAGGCCGGATCGGTGCAGTGGATGTTCCACTCCAAGGGGATCATCGTGGTCCCCCGGGCGGGCGTGGACGAGGAGAGCCTCCTCTCGCTGGTGCTGGATGCCGGCGCCGAGGACGTTGACATGGACGATCCCGAGACGTATGAGATCAGAACCGCGCCGGCTCAGCTCGAGCCCGTCCGCGCGGCGCTTGCCGCCAAGGGCATCTCCATCACCTCCGGCGAGCTGGCCAAGGTCCCGCAGAACACGATCGCGCTCGGCGAGAAGGACGCGGAGCAAGCCTTGAAGCTCATGGAGGTGCTCGAGGACCATGACGACGTCCAGCGGATCTCCTCGAACCTCGACATCAGCTCGGAGATCCTCGCGAAGCTCCAGTAG
- a CDS encoding S8 family serine peptidase: MNPRTVALLVLGWMMAAFTFPGSSHAATPGAPAGAPARRERHASFAPPAPRAAEVLSAAALARMRAEGRSVLWVHFTDKGIPDAAAFEREIRAAGERVDTKTRARRARETGGAFVPDFYDLPVRSQYVDAVRATGVRVRHVSKWLNAMTVVADEAQARRIAALPYVRVVHPARPSRKVEPVGIGPAQEGVAPEADSEQGSAPAPGTDGTGLTRAVRDLPGPEPAFAALPKPISYGNSLTALTGINVPAAHDSGWSGASVVLAMFDSGFDKNHNTTSLLVKIGERDFVFHDNNTSDEPGQDAPGHWQHGTGCWSVAGGYWSSNLVGPAFNSRFVLAKTEYNPTETPVEEDNWVAAAEWADSLGTDVISSSLAYKDFDGTANDYDYSDLDGYTTVVAQGAIMAARRGIVVATATGNSGGAAGSLWSPSDADSILGVGSVNNVNIISGFSGRGPTADGRIKPDVVAQGEAVWWAIAGSASQVGQANGTSLATPLVAGGAALVREAHPEWSAAQVRSALLSTADKAATPDNNFGYGRINVAAAIYNSSLGAPVAPRPFNLLVPINNGIVDHGPTIFRWRRTTDPQGGALSYRVTLRSIAPQPCCLFTFTTSDTFFSYTGYLGPNRTYEWTVTAIDPQNNERESRDFFRFTTNPTTSVPVPEPPPGVPQVVLRQNRPNPVRSFTQVDFELAGTQGWMPVSLRIYDAAGRLVRTLLQDFVEPIPTQCSVTWDGNDDRGRRASSGIYYYRLEVGEAVESRRLVLLR, from the coding sequence ATGAACCCACGCACCGTCGCACTGCTCGTCCTGGGATGGATGATGGCCGCCTTCACGTTCCCGGGGTCGTCCCACGCGGCCACGCCCGGCGCGCCCGCGGGTGCTCCCGCGCGACGCGAGCGCCATGCCTCGTTCGCTCCACCGGCGCCGCGGGCCGCCGAGGTGCTCTCCGCGGCGGCTCTGGCGCGGATGCGCGCGGAGGGACGCTCCGTCCTCTGGGTGCACTTCACGGACAAGGGGATCCCCGATGCCGCCGCCTTCGAGCGCGAGATCCGCGCCGCCGGTGAGCGCGTGGACACGAAGACGCGCGCGCGCCGCGCGCGGGAGACCGGGGGGGCGTTCGTCCCCGACTTCTACGATCTCCCCGTGCGCTCGCAGTACGTGGACGCCGTGCGGGCCACCGGCGTCCGGGTGCGGCACGTCTCGAAGTGGCTGAACGCGATGACCGTGGTCGCCGATGAGGCTCAGGCTCGCAGGATCGCGGCGCTCCCCTACGTGCGCGTGGTCCATCCAGCACGTCCTTCGCGGAAGGTCGAGCCCGTCGGGATCGGTCCCGCGCAGGAGGGAGTCGCGCCGGAGGCGGATTCCGAGCAGGGCTCCGCGCCGGCGCCCGGGACGGACGGAACCGGGCTCACGCGCGCGGTGCGCGATCTGCCTGGGCCGGAGCCCGCCTTCGCGGCGCTTCCGAAGCCGATCAGCTACGGCAATTCGCTGACGGCCCTGACCGGCATCAACGTGCCGGCCGCGCACGATTCGGGATGGAGCGGCGCGAGCGTCGTCCTGGCGATGTTCGATTCGGGATTCGACAAGAACCACAATACGACGTCGCTCCTCGTCAAGATCGGGGAGCGCGACTTCGTGTTCCATGACAACAACACGTCGGACGAGCCCGGGCAGGACGCCCCGGGACACTGGCAGCACGGCACGGGCTGCTGGTCGGTGGCGGGCGGCTACTGGAGCAGCAACCTCGTCGGACCCGCGTTCAACTCTCGCTTCGTTCTCGCCAAGACCGAGTACAACCCCACCGAGACCCCGGTCGAGGAGGACAACTGGGTCGCCGCCGCCGAGTGGGCCGACTCGCTCGGGACCGATGTGATCTCGTCGTCGCTTGCATACAAGGACTTCGACGGCACCGCGAACGATTACGACTACTCCGACCTCGACGGCTACACGACCGTGGTCGCGCAGGGCGCGATCATGGCCGCGCGGCGCGGGATCGTGGTCGCGACCGCGACGGGAAACTCGGGCGGAGCGGCGGGCTCGCTCTGGTCCCCCTCCGACGCGGACAGCATCCTCGGGGTCGGCTCCGTCAACAACGTGAACATCATCTCGGGGTTCTCGGGCCGCGGGCCGACGGCGGATGGACGGATCAAGCCGGACGTGGTGGCCCAGGGCGAGGCCGTCTGGTGGGCCATCGCCGGCAGTGCGTCCCAGGTCGGCCAGGCCAATGGCACCTCGCTCGCGACGCCGCTCGTCGCGGGAGGGGCCGCGCTCGTGCGCGAAGCGCATCCGGAGTGGAGCGCCGCACAGGTCCGGAGCGCGCTGCTCTCCACGGCCGACAAGGCGGCGACGCCCGACAACAACTTCGGGTATGGCCGGATCAACGTCGCGGCCGCGATCTACAACTCGTCCCTCGGCGCACCCGTCGCCCCGCGGCCGTTCAACCTGCTCGTCCCGATCAACAACGGTATCGTGGACCACGGGCCCACGATCTTCCGCTGGCGGCGCACGACCGATCCTCAGGGCGGCGCGCTGTCGTACCGTGTGACGCTCCGCTCGATCGCGCCGCAGCCCTGCTGCCTCTTCACGTTCACGACGAGCGACACGTTCTTCTCCTACACCGGCTATCTCGGTCCGAACCGCACGTACGAGTGGACCGTCACGGCGATCGACCCGCAGAACAACGAGCGCGAGAGCCGGGACTTCTTCCGGTTCACCACCAACCCCACGACCAGCGTGCCGGTCCCGGAGCCTCCGCCGGGCGTGCCGCAGGTCGTGCTGCGTCAGAACCGGCCGAATCCGGTCCGGAGCTTCACCCAGGTCGATTTCGAGCTGGCGGGAACCCAGGGATGGATGCCGGTCTCGTTGCGGATCTACGACGCGGCGGGCCGGCTCGTGCGGACGCTCCTCCAGGACTTCGTGGAGCCCATTCCCACGCAGTGCTCGGTCACGTGGGACGGCAACGACGATCGCGGGCGCCGGGCGAGCTCCGGCATCTATTACTATCGGCTGGAAGTCGGCGAGGCCGTGGAGTCGCGCCGTCTGGTCCTGCTGCGGTGA